Below is a window of Synechococcus sp. RSCCF101 DNA.
AAGTGGCGAGACTGTCGCACATTTAAGTCAGCCAGCATTACCGATGTGTGAATGCTCCACCTGCAATGGCTGTAATGGCCAATCAAGATGCTTCCACCTTCCACTTTTGACATACTGCTTGGTCAGGAGACCCCGATGTCTTCAGTCGTGCGGCATGATCTCAATCCAGTTAATTCATAGCTATGGCTGGTTCCCTTCTTCGCATCCCAGGCCCGTCGGTGCACACCAGACTCCATAAGCTGTAGAACGAAACCGCAGCAAGCATCAAAGCAACAGACGAGACGACGTAGACGAGCACTTACAGACCTCCTTTCAAGTTCAAGTTCAATCAGTTGTTGATCCAGGTATCGACGGAAGAGGTAGTCATTCCTCTCCCTCTCATCCCAGTACCTATTCCAGGCATCAAGGAACTCCATCTCATCCCCACACCTCTCAATGGCCGCATTGACATGGGCCATGAAGTCAGTTGTGTCCATGTGCCTCCTCCCAACGACCACGCTCAAAGCCTGCGTAGAAGGCCTTCTTGACACAGGGCACTCCGTAGAAAACACTGTCATTCAGGTTCTTGTCCTTCTTGAACTCCTCCCAATCCATGGGTTCAGACGACACTGGCCTATCCACAGAAAGGACGTGCCAACCACCAGGCTGCTTAACGACCTCAGCCACCACATCACCTGGCTTCAGTTGGCTAATCCAGATCCCTTCAATCCTCTCCATCTCCATCACTGAAGGCACCCTCCTGTCATCCCCACATACACAAGGAATGTGAGGCTGAGCACTGTCACTACTCTCCAGATGAGTAGTCCTCTCTCCAGCTTAGACATAGTCAGGGTTCCTCCATGAATTGTTCTGTGTGTAATGGAAGTGAGCAGGCCGATGGTTCGGACCCTTCTTCGGTCTGGGTGTCTTGAGCTGCTTGAAGACTGGAGGAACCTGCTCTACCCACTCAGAGGGCAGCATCCGCCTCTCAAGAGAGGTGAGAAGGACATCATCCCGGTTGCGTCCCTTGGAGTGGTGTAAATCCCGAGGCCTGTGATCTGATCGGAGATCAGTGATCAGGCAGCTGCAGCGAGTGCAGCTGTTGCCCGATCTTGGACCGGTTCGCTGGTGTTGTCCAGCTTGGCCATCGACTGTTCAGAGAACACGCGACGGCCATCGAGCTGCCACTCCTCCTGCTGCTCCAGCAACAGTGCTCCCACCAGTCGGATGATCGCGGCGTCGTTCGGGAAGATGCCGACGACGCGGGTGCGGCGCTTGATCTCCTTGTTCAGCCGCTCGAGCGGATTGGTGCTCCAGATCTTGCGCCAGTGCTCCGGCGGGAAGGCCCGGAACGCGAGGACGTCTTCCTTGGCCTGCTCCATCAGCGCCGCAGCAGCGGGGAATTTCTCGGTGAGCATCGTCGTTACCTGCTCCCACTGCTCCCACTGCTGCCCTGCGGCCCGGGCCTCGGGCTGAACGAACACCGAGCGCAGGGCGGCAGCCACCATGTCCTGGCTTCCCTTGGGCACCTTGGCCAATAGGTTGCGGGCAAAGTGGACGCGGCAGCGCTGCCAGCTGCAGCCCTGGCAGCACCGGGCGATGGCCTTCTTGAGGCCGGCGTGGGCGTCGCTGATCACCAGTTGCACGCCTGAGAGCCCGCGCTCGCGCAGGCGGCGCAGGAAGGCGGTCCAGAACGTCTCATCCTCGCTGTCGCCCACCTCGATCCCCAGCACCTCGCGCTGGCCGTTGCCGGTGATGCCGACCGCCACGATCACGGCTCTGGAGATCACCTGCCTGCGGGCCGGATCCCGGCCGTGAAGGTAGGTGGCATCGAGGTAGACGTACGGGTAGCGGCTGAACTCCAGAGGGCGCTGCAGGAAGGCCTGCACCTGGGTGTCGAGGCCCTGGCAGATGCGGCTGACCTCCGATTTGGAGACGCCGCTCTCACAGCCCAGCGCCACCACCAGCTCATCGACCTTGCGCGTCGAGACGCCCGAGACGTAGGCCTCCATCACCACGGCCCAGAGGGCCCGATCCACGCGGCGGCGGGGTTCCAGCAGGGAGGGGAAGAAGCTGCCTGTGCGAAAGCGTGGGATGCGCAGCTGGATGTCGCCGGCTGGCGTTGCCAGAAGCCGGTCACGGCTGCCATTGCGATGGCCCCGACGCTCAGCTGTGCGCTGATGGCGATCGGCGCCAAGGGCAGCAGCGGCCTCGGCCTCGATCAGGGCCTGCAGTCCCTGGCGCACCAGTTCAGGGATCAGGTCACCGGCGGTGCCGCTGCCAAGCAGCTGCACCAGTTCCGCGGCGGCAGAATCAGAGATGGGCATGGTCTGGTCTCAGGACGGTGGTAGTGCTCCGACCAGGGTCACAGACCGGCCCACCCATTCCCCCGCAGGGGATCTGAGGACGAGACCGTCAGCACCGGCGTAGCCGGTGCTGCTTCTCAGGATTTACACCACTCGGTGGGACGCCCCCATCATCCCTCACAACACCATCACTCTTGAAGATGAGCCTGTAGTAGAAGGACTCCACATGCTTGTGCCACTTCCCTAGCCTCAACTCATCCTCCATGTTCTCTCTCCTGGTTCCCCAGGCGAGGTTCTCAAGACGGTTGTCACTACCGACACCATTCAGGTGACGGCCCTCATAGGCTGGGCTTGGCCTTAGACCTACGAAGGCAGACAACACTAAGCAGTGGACCTGGTAGGTCTTCTTGAGGATGTTGACCTGCTTGTAGCGTTTCTTGTAACCAGTCTTTTGTTGTCTGAGGACTCTAAGAGTCTTAGCGTTCCTCACGTTCCCAGCATCAGAGACCTCATACCCAAGCTCAAAGGGGATAGGTCTCCACTGTTCTTCAGTTGTCATTGGAATGTACTGAATGTATCGGTACAATCGGCTGTGACTTAAATCACAAGCCTGTCATCGACCACTACTCAATCGGCAAACACCCCAATAGTGGGTGTTGTGTCGGTGATCCTGCCTCCTACCTTCGGTACTCGTTGGAGCCCGATGGTGGTCTCCCCCCTTCGGGACTCGCCCAACGGGCAGGGAACAGCCCTTGTCATTGTTGTCTTATTTAAGGACTGGTCTTCCTGAGAGAGGCCCTATCTCCCTCTCAGCTACTAGCCAGTCCAGTTGTCTTAGTCAGATGGACCCACGTCTGAGCGATGGGTCTCTTCCGTTACGGTACACTTCTCAGATCCCAGTCAGGGCCTGGCTTTTGTCCAGGTCTCAATCCGACCCGATCCACTGAGGCGTCTCTGGGCTGTTCTGAGGGGGATGCCCATGGCCAGAGCGTCTACAGCAGTCTGGGGCTCCTCAAGGAAGAGGTCCATCATAATGCTGAACTCCTCTGCCTTCCGTTGGGCCTCTGCCTTGTGAGCTGAGATGGCCAGGGCGTCGATGAACCACTGGACCCCTTGGGCCAGGCAGTCGGCTCTGTCGTCATGCTTGACGGCTCCCTTCTCCCGACACATGCGTGTCAGTTGGTAGCTGAGCATGTAGGCAAGTCTTCTTTCTGGGGCTTCCTCTGGGTTGGAGTGGTAATCCCACTCAATTACCTTGGGGTCAATGACCAGCTTGTGCTGGTTCAGGATGGGCTCCAGGGCGTCGATGATCCGCTCCTCCTTACGGACAGAGGCACGGACCTCCTCGACCCCTGCATGAACCTGCATCTGGACCATGTGCCGCTTGAGCAGCTCCCCGAACATGCCATCCCCGAAGTTGGACTCGTAGAGGATGGTGGTGGCCTTGTACTTCTTGGCCATGTTGAGCATGGCGACCAGGGTGGCATCGCTGTAGCCGTCCCTCCAGGCATCCATGGCCCTCAGGAAGATGTAGCCGTTGCACTGGCTCAGGACACAGGCTGTGGCCTCGTCCTTGCCTCGACCGGAGGGGTCGATACTCAGGATGGTCTCTGTGTAGTCCCTGATCCCCTCCTCGACGTACATCGGGCTGTACCAGCGGTCCCCAGGAAGGCCTACAGCGGGCAGATCCTTCAACAGGTATCTTGGGGTCCGACGACCACTGATAGCGGGGTGCACAGGTCTCTGAGAGGCCAGTGACGACGAAATCGGAGAACCGCAGTGGGAACTTCTCCGCATCCGACAGGGTGGTGTTGAGCTGGAACTGGAGTTGGAAGTTGGAGCGGCCCATGTGGCACTCCCTCTCCATCAACTCCCGATCACTGAAGCGTGAGTCAGCGGGGGAACCAGCTTTTGCTCCCTTGTTCAGATCTTCCTCAATCTCAGGGGCCAGCCTTCCCTCGTACAGGATGATGTCATTGGGGTAGCGGCTAGGCCATTCATAGGCCTCATAGCCTTGTTCCTCCAGGTCGCGGTAGACAGAGGACATGATTTGGGGGCTTTCCCAGGTAGAGCAACCGCCTAGTGTGCTGTTGGGGGAGGACAGACTCGTCTTCAAGTCATCACGAAGGCCGCTTCAACAAGTAAATGAAAACGCCTGAGGCCTGGAGGAATCTCGCACCATCAGGTTCTCAGTCTATGGTGGAACGTAACTCAACTAGACAGAGGTGAACAGCACTATTCTGCCGTGAGAAGCCATGATAGATGAATGCTCATACCATTGAGTATCTGCGCTGTGTATTCGCAGTCTATCAGCTATCTTCTGGTACTCCGCTCTCCCAAGCCTCACTATCCTCCTGCTCTGGCTGTTCGCTAGCTGCTTCACTGTGCGAAACAACCGAAAGGAGGCGCTCCCCTTGTGCTAACAGGTGATCATAAGTCATTATCCTGATCCCAGATAGTCTCGAGTTAAGTCCGTGCAAAGCCTTGTGCTCCTCTGTGCTCCAACTGACTGACCTGCAAATGACGATTGTTGCTCGTGGGTGGTATGCAACGATCTCAGGGTGATCCCGCATTCCTTGTTCGGCTACAGAGTGAAGGACATCCATATACCGATGGC
It encodes the following:
- a CDS encoding IS256 family transposase, with translation MPISDSAAAELVQLLGSGTAGDLIPELVRQGLQALIEAEAAAALGADRHQRTAERRGHRNGSRDRLLATPAGDIQLRIPRFRTGSFFPSLLEPRRRVDRALWAVVMEAYVSGVSTRKVDELVVALGCESGVSKSEVSRICQGLDTQVQAFLQRPLEFSRYPYVYLDATYLHGRDPARRQVISRAVIVAVGITGNGQREVLGIEVGDSEDETFWTAFLRRLRERGLSGVQLVISDAHAGLKKAIARCCQGCSWQRCRVHFARNLLAKVPKGSQDMVAAALRSVFVQPEARAAGQQWEQWEQVTTMLTEKFPAAAALMEQAKEDVLAFRAFPPEHWRKIWSTNPLERLNKEIKRRTRVVGIFPNDAAIIRLVGALLLEQQEEWQLDGRRVFSEQSMAKLDNTSEPVQDRATAALAAAA
- the terL gene encoding phage terminase large subunit, which encodes MRRSSHCGSPISSSLASQRPVHPAISGRRTPRYLLKDLPAVGLPGDRWYSPMYVEEGIRDYTETILSIDPSGRGKDEATACVLSQCNGYIFLRAMDAWRDGYSDATLVAMLNMAKKYKATTILYESNFGDGMFGELLKRHMVQMQVHAGVEEVRASVRKEERIIDALEPILNQHKLVIDPKVIEWDYHSNPEEAPERRLAYMLSYQLTRMCREKGAVKHDDRADCLAQGVQWFIDALAISAHKAEAQRKAEEFSIMMDLFLEEPQTAVDALAMGIPLRTAQRRLSGSGRIETWTKARP
- a CDS encoding HNH endonuclease — translated: MTTEEQWRPIPFELGYEVSDAGNVRNAKTLRVLRQQKTGYKKRYKQVNILKKTYQVHCLVLSAFVGLRPSPAYEGRHLNGVGSDNRLENLAWGTRRENMEDELRLGKWHKHVESFYYRLIFKSDGVVRDDGGVPPSGVNPEKQHRLRRC
- a CDS encoding peptidyl-prolyl cis-trans isomerase gives rise to the protein MERIEGIWISQLKPGDVVAEVVKQPGGWHVLSVDRPVSSEPMDWEEFKKDKNLNDSVFYGVPCVKKAFYAGFERGRWEEAHGHN